From one Candidatus Nitrospira nitrosa genomic stretch:
- a CDS encoding PqqD family protein — MHAVGTHYDTTRLHQVVLRGNSDVQVTNMDGETVLLALSAGAQTIGNIHSALCHRFDVVPERALDDLVILVNQLIQEGLLQQERR; from the coding sequence ATGCATGCTGTGGGTACCCACTATGACACTACACGGTTGCACCAAGTTGTGCTCAGAGGAAATTCCGATGTGCAGGTTACCAATATGGATGGGGAGACAGTGCTCTTGGCTCTCAGTGCGGGCGCGCAGACTATCGGCAACATTCATTCAGCCCTCTGTCATCGTTTTGATGTCGTTCCCGAGCGAGCCCTCGACGATCTTGTCATCCTGGTCAATCAGTTGATCCAGGAGGGGCTACTTCAACAAGAAAGGAGGTGA